In a single window of the Pedococcus dokdonensis genome:
- a CDS encoding GNAT family N-acetyltransferase, which translates to MTASEVRTASFAELDALTAYQLWALRSDVFVVEQDCPYLDLDGRDLEPSARHLWVEQDGAPVATLRLLDDGGALRIGRVATAASARGRGHAGRLVAAALALAGERVVVLDAQSHLVDWYAGFGFAPSGRGFLEDGIPHTPMRREARAGRDA; encoded by the coding sequence GTGACCGCGTCCGAGGTCCGCACCGCCTCCTTCGCCGAGCTCGACGCCCTGACCGCCTACCAGTTGTGGGCGCTGCGGTCGGACGTCTTCGTCGTCGAGCAGGACTGCCCCTACCTCGACCTCGACGGCCGAGACCTGGAGCCGTCGGCGCGGCACCTCTGGGTGGAGCAGGACGGTGCGCCGGTGGCGACGCTGCGGCTGCTCGACGACGGCGGCGCACTGCGGATCGGGCGGGTGGCCACGGCCGCGTCGGCGCGCGGTCGCGGACACGCCGGCCGCCTCGTGGCGGCCGCCCTGGCGCTGGCGGGGGAGCGGGTGGTGGTGCTCGACGCCCAGTCCCACCTGGTCGACTGGTATGCCGGCTTCGGCTTCGCTCCCAGCGGGCGCGGCTTCCTCGAGGACGGCATCCCCCACACGCCGATGCGGCGCGAGGCCCGGGCCGGTCGGGACGCCTGA
- a CDS encoding ABC transporter permease, which produces MSVQAPARPSRLTRLVPMPAGAGLARMLVERNVTSFRHGWIALVTGFAEPVFYLFSLGIGIGALVQTVATDSGTEVSYPQFVAPALLAASAMNGAVFDSTFNVFFKLKYARLYDAVLATPMGPRDIAVGEIAWSLIRGGLYSAAFLVVALLAGAVASWWALLALPAAVFIGFAFAALGMFATTFMKSWVHFDYITLAIQPMFLFSATFFPLSTYPEALQWVVRATPLYHGVALERALMLGEVGWGVLGHVAYLVVLGAVGVVGTARRLEKLLLS; this is translated from the coding sequence GTGAGCGTGCAGGCGCCGGCCCGACCGAGCCGGCTGACCCGACTGGTCCCCATGCCGGCCGGCGCCGGGTTGGCCCGGATGCTGGTCGAGCGCAACGTCACGTCCTTCCGGCACGGCTGGATCGCGCTCGTCACCGGGTTCGCCGAGCCGGTCTTCTACCTCTTCTCGCTCGGCATCGGGATCGGGGCACTGGTCCAGACGGTGGCGACCGACTCCGGGACCGAGGTCTCCTACCCGCAGTTCGTCGCCCCGGCCCTGCTGGCGGCCTCGGCAATGAACGGCGCGGTCTTCGACTCCACCTTCAACGTCTTCTTCAAGCTCAAGTACGCGCGGCTCTACGACGCCGTGCTGGCGACGCCGATGGGACCGCGCGACATCGCGGTCGGCGAGATCGCGTGGTCGCTGATCCGCGGTGGTCTCTACTCGGCGGCGTTCCTCGTCGTGGCTCTCCTGGCTGGAGCCGTCGCGTCGTGGTGGGCGCTGCTGGCGCTGCCTGCGGCGGTCTTCATCGGCTTCGCGTTCGCGGCGCTCGGGATGTTCGCCACGACGTTCATGAAGTCGTGGGTGCACTTCGACTACATCACCCTGGCGATCCAGCCGATGTTCCTCTTCTCGGCGACCTTCTTCCCACTGTCCACCTACCCCGAGGCGCTGCAGTGGGTGGTGCGCGCGACGCCGCTCTACCACGGGGTGGCGCTGGAGCGGGCGCTCATGCTCGGCGAGGTCGGGTGGGGCGTCCTGGGCCACGTCGCCTACCTCGTCGTGCTCGGCGCCGTCGGTGTCGTCGGGACCGCCCGACGCCTCGAGAAGCTGCTGCTGTCGTGA
- a CDS encoding ABC transporter permease, producing MSTTARTATSRVEHGPRAPLSQTERLLAVFTYFLTVYKRTWRGSIIGRFLSPLFFLLAMGIGLGSLVNERVGGVDGLPYLQFVVPAIVATQTMWVAMGESTYQVLGYIKWNMGYHAMLATPMSVRDVLRGHFLAVAAHLTTATTIFMGVAALFGGFRSVAAVFCLPIAILTGMAFVTPIFAFTARQEGDNGFNILFRWVVTPLMLFSGTFFPVDQLPGWMQPIAWVTPLWHGVEACRDVATGTVSALPLAGHLLVLATYVAVGWWLAERSFARRLVP from the coding sequence ATGTCGACGACCGCGCGCACGGCCACGTCCCGGGTGGAGCACGGCCCGAGGGCGCCACTGTCACAGACCGAGCGGCTGCTCGCCGTGTTCACCTACTTCCTCACCGTCTACAAGCGCACCTGGCGTGGCAGCATCATCGGGCGGTTCCTCTCGCCCTTGTTCTTCCTGCTCGCGATGGGCATCGGCCTCGGCTCACTGGTCAACGAGCGGGTCGGCGGGGTCGACGGGCTGCCCTACCTCCAGTTCGTCGTCCCGGCGATCGTCGCGACCCAGACGATGTGGGTGGCGATGGGGGAGTCGACCTACCAGGTGCTCGGCTACATCAAGTGGAACATGGGCTACCACGCGATGCTGGCCACCCCGATGTCGGTGCGTGACGTGCTCCGCGGGCACTTCCTCGCGGTCGCCGCGCACCTGACCACCGCGACCACCATCTTCATGGGCGTCGCTGCGTTGTTCGGCGGCTTCCGGTCGGTCGCGGCGGTGTTCTGCCTGCCCATCGCCATCCTCACCGGCATGGCCTTCGTGACACCGATCTTCGCGTTCACGGCCAGGCAGGAGGGTGACAACGGCTTCAATATCCTGTTCCGGTGGGTCGTCACCCCGCTGATGCTGTTCTCCGGGACCTTCTTCCCCGTCGACCAGCTGCCGGGATGGATGCAGCCGATCGCGTGGGTCACCCCGCTCTGGCACGGGGTCGAGGCCTGTCGCGACGTCGCCACCGGCACCGTGTCGGCGCTGCCGTTGGCCGGGCACCTGCTGGTCCTGGCCACCTACGTCGCCGTCGGCTGGTGGCTGGCGGAGCGGTCCTTCGCCCGGAGGTTGGTCCCGTGA
- a CDS encoding ABC transporter ATP-binding protein — protein sequence MSDAQTVTDDLLLSATGLTKTFADFTAVDGIDFAVRRGECFGFLGPNGAGKSSTMRMVGCVSPVTSGELRLFGLDPATDGPAIRARLGSCPQRDTLDEELTVEENLWVYGRYFGLSRKEVRTRAAELLDFAQLTDRAGDKVEPLSGGMKRRLTIARSLINSPEILLLDEPTTGLDPQARHVLWDRLFRLKRSGVTLVLTTHYMDEAEQLCDRLVVMDHGRIVAEGSPRSLIDEYSTREVLELRFDAEDHKDVAEQVTGVGERVEVLPDRLLVYADDGDQAAAVVHSRGIEPLSSLVRRATLEDVFLHLTGRTLVD from the coding sequence GTGAGCGACGCGCAGACCGTGACCGACGACCTCCTGCTGAGTGCCACGGGGCTGACCAAGACGTTCGCGGACTTCACCGCCGTCGACGGCATCGACTTCGCCGTGCGCCGTGGCGAGTGCTTCGGGTTCCTCGGCCCCAACGGCGCGGGCAAGTCGTCGACCATGCGCATGGTCGGCTGCGTCTCGCCGGTGACCAGCGGCGAGCTCCGGCTCTTCGGGCTCGACCCGGCCACCGACGGTCCGGCGATCCGAGCCAGGCTCGGGAGCTGCCCCCAACGCGACACCCTCGACGAGGAGCTCACCGTCGAGGAGAACCTCTGGGTCTACGGACGCTACTTCGGCCTGTCCCGCAAGGAGGTCCGCACCCGTGCGGCCGAGCTGCTCGACTTCGCACAGCTGACCGACCGCGCCGGCGACAAGGTCGAGCCGCTCTCCGGGGGCATGAAGCGCAGGCTCACGATCGCGCGCTCGCTGATCAACTCTCCCGAGATCCTGCTGCTCGACGAGCCGACCACCGGCCTCGACCCGCAGGCCCGCCACGTGCTGTGGGACCGGCTGTTCCGGCTCAAGCGGTCGGGTGTGACGCTCGTCCTCACCACCCACTACATGGACGAGGCAGAGCAGCTCTGCGACCGCCTCGTCGTGATGGACCACGGCCGGATCGTGGCCGAGGGGTCGCCGCGCTCGCTGATCGACGAGTACTCCACCCGCGAGGTGCTGGAGCTGCGGTTCGACGCCGAGGACCACAAGGACGTCGCCGAGCAGGTCACCGGCGTCGGTGAGCGGGTCGAGGTGCTGCCCGACCGCCTGCTCGTCTACGCGGACGACGGCGACCAGGCCGCCGCCGTGGTGCACTCGCGCGGCATCGAGCCGCTGTCGTCCCTGGTGCGGCGGGCCACCCTCGAGGACGTCTTCCTGCACCTCACCGGCCGGACGCTGGTGGACTGA
- a CDS encoding nitronate monooxygenase — translation MLAPMAGGPSTVELAAAVADGGMVPFLAGAYLAPDRLRADLVALRERTSEPFGVNVFAPSPDLPSMRQDALAYAASLAPWAAAAGVELGTPRYDDDAFAAKVDLLVEAAPALVSFAFGWPPAEVVTRLQAVGTEVWVTVNEPSEVEWAETLGVDGLVAQGWEAGGHRGGPVDTGAVQLGVAELVAAVTARTTLPVLAAGGVMTGGDAAALLRAGAGAVALGTAFLGCPEAGTAPVHRHALTHRRGTTVTRALTGRSARALVTTWTELFTEAAPAAYPHVHHVTAPLRAHGKATGEAELVHLWAGTGHERLRTLPAAELARLLLDELAQDKSR, via the coding sequence GTGCTCGCACCGATGGCCGGCGGCCCGTCGACCGTCGAGCTGGCGGCGGCTGTGGCCGACGGCGGGATGGTGCCCTTCCTGGCCGGCGCCTACCTCGCCCCCGACCGGCTGCGGGCCGACCTCGTCGCGCTCCGCGAGCGCACGTCCGAGCCCTTCGGGGTCAACGTCTTCGCGCCGTCGCCCGACCTCCCCTCGATGCGGCAGGACGCCCTCGCGTATGCCGCGTCGCTGGCCCCGTGGGCGGCCGCGGCCGGGGTCGAGCTGGGGACGCCTCGGTACGACGACGACGCGTTCGCGGCCAAGGTCGACCTCTTGGTCGAGGCGGCCCCGGCCCTGGTGAGCTTCGCCTTCGGGTGGCCTCCGGCCGAGGTCGTCACGCGGCTCCAGGCGGTGGGGACCGAGGTGTGGGTGACCGTCAACGAGCCGTCCGAGGTCGAGTGGGCCGAGACGCTCGGGGTCGACGGTCTGGTGGCCCAGGGGTGGGAGGCCGGTGGGCACCGGGGTGGACCGGTGGACACCGGTGCCGTCCAGCTCGGTGTCGCGGAGCTGGTCGCGGCCGTGACCGCCCGGACCACGCTGCCGGTGCTGGCCGCGGGTGGCGTGATGACGGGCGGCGACGCCGCCGCCCTGCTGCGGGCGGGGGCCGGCGCCGTCGCCCTGGGCACGGCGTTCCTCGGCTGTCCCGAGGCCGGCACCGCACCGGTGCACCGCCACGCGCTGACCCACCGCCGTGGCACCACCGTCACCCGCGCCTTGACCGGGCGCAGCGCCCGTGCCCTCGTCACCACGTGGACCGAGCTGTTCACCGAGGCCGCGCCCGCGGCATACCCGCACGTGCACCACGTCACCGCCCCGCTGCGGGCGCACGGCAAGGCGACCGGCGAGGCGGAGCTCGTGCACCTCTGGGCCGGCACCGGGCACGAGCGGTTGCGGACCCTGCCCGCCGCCGAGCTGGCGCGGCTCCTGCTCGACGAGCTCGCGCAGGACAAAAGCAGGTGA
- a CDS encoding DUF3046 domain-containing protein, with protein MRLSHFWSLMNDEFGETYATSLAQHHVLGVLGDRTVAQALEAGESPRTVWLALCDAMDVPEARRLGVDRRPTR; from the coding sequence GTGCGCCTCAGCCACTTCTGGTCCCTGATGAACGACGAGTTCGGCGAGACCTATGCCACCTCGCTCGCCCAGCACCACGTGCTGGGAGTCCTCGGCGACCGCACGGTGGCACAGGCGCTCGAGGCCGGCGAGAGCCCGCGGACGGTGTGGCTGGCGCTCTGCGACGCCATGGACGTGCCCGAGGCGCGTCGACTGGGCGTCGACCGGCGGCCCACCCGGTGA